A window from Mya arenaria isolate MELC-2E11 chromosome 9, ASM2691426v1 encodes these proteins:
- the LOC128203660 gene encoding cholecystokinin receptor type A-like has protein sequence MASDTPVNTTAKIDLISLPSEQSHELLMAVIGILSFFCVLGTVGNFLVLYVYVRKRNKVASTVFIITLACTDFLTCVLIIPYTIVLEYMDYFIKYDFLCKCYMFLITSNVPFSAFIMMAIAVDRYFCICYPFTHFLTTRRAKLIITILASFAFVLGIITALNFGVNFRMSKLYTNETSLLAHQIRQEVSKQEHIDGIMFVPKSNWTYSEIVYPLNRTKISASDNITVSVLMYDGICKPNGLIFNHSFTETYQKIYSSFFVIVIVVVAIVYIMIYRFVSLRRALRRRMRYQHSGYSSCKDHAASYLNTRASITNGCVNTELETYSELEERPKSENTEINRQMTIREKGLVANIRTAGMLFVVTAVFIIAFLPAWLMAHQVIPYNILIFYMYFFYNVANPIIYAFMNKTFRRDLKDVVECRLT, from the coding sequence ATGGCTTCCGACACCCCAGTGAACACCACGGCTAAGATTGACCTTATCTCGCTACCGAGTGAACAAAGTCATGAACTGTTAATGGCCGTCATTGGAATATTATCCTTCTTTTGTGTTCTTGGAACCGTCGGTAATTTCCTCGTATTATATGTGTACGTCcgaaaaagaaacaaagtgGCGTCTACAGTTTTTATCATTACACTAGCGTGTACCGACTTTTTAACTTGCGTTCTTATCATCCCGTATACCATTGTCTTAGAATATATGGACTACTTCATAAAGTATGACTTTTTGTgcaagtgttatatgtttcttattaCTTCCAATGTGCCGTTTTCCGCTTTTATTATGATGGCTATAGCTGTAGACAGGTATTTCTGTATCTGTTATCCATTCACACACTTTCTGACTACACGAAGGGCAAAGCTCATAATAACGATTCTGGCAAGCTTTGCTTTTGTGCTTGGAATTATAACAGCTCTAAACTTCGGTGTGAATTTTAGAATGTCAAAACTGTATACGAATGAAACATCGCTTCTTGCACACCAAATACGGCAGGAAGTGTCAAAGCAAGAACATATTGATGGAATTATGTTCGTGCCAAAAAGCAATTGGACTTATTCAGAAATCGTATATCCTCTTAATAGAACTAAAATATCAGCAAGTGACAATATAACGGTGTCTGTTTTGATGTACGACGGCATTTGCAAGCCAAATGGGCTGATATTCAATCATTCCTTCACTGAAACATACCAGAAAATATACTCTAGTTTTTTCGTTATTGTGATAGTGGTTGTGGCTATAGtgtatataatgatatacagaTTTGTCTCGCTACGTCGCGCACTTCGACGACGCATGCGCTACCAACACAGCGGATATTCATCGTGTAAGGACCATGCCGCATCCTACCTGAACACGCGTGCCTCAATTACAAATGGCTGCGTCAATACCGAATTGGAGACATATAGTGAGCTAGAAGAACGACCAAAGTCCGAAAACACGGAAATTAACCGTCAAATGACAATTAGAGAGAAAGGTCTAGTTGCTAACATACGGACAGCCGGGATGTTATTTGTTGTAACTGCagtttttattattgcatttctACCAGCCTGGCTAATGGCCCATCAAGtcataccgtacaatatattgatattttatatgtattttttctacAACGTTGCCAATCCGATTATTTATGCCTttatgaacaaaacatttaGACGTGATTTAAAGGATGTTGTTGAATGCCGTTTGACGTGA